From a single Glycine soja cultivar W05 chromosome 19, ASM419377v2, whole genome shotgun sequence genomic region:
- the LOC114399713 gene encoding coumaroyl-CoA:anthocyanidin 3-O-glucoside-6''-O-coumaroyltransferase 1-like — protein sequence MAHPADLCQKLKVIEQCQVSPPPGSVPPTSLPLTFLDLPWVYCNTVQSIFFFEFPHSCNHFLQTVLPNLKHSLSLTLQQFFPFVGNFVIPPKPNFPHILYTSENSISFTIAESTAEFPHLIADTARDVKDSHPFVPILPTPTTKEDGTWLLPLMAIQLTIFPEYGFSICISFRHVVADARAFLHFMKFWSYVCRTKHDVAATQDLLPLLNRDIIKDPKGLKFVFLEELWNSPIESIIKTPPKVVDKNDDKVRHAFVLRRDHVAKLKKWVSIECKSTYGLELESLHISTFVVTSALMWVCKVQSEEEANAITIANNNNNDEIYSFTFLGDCRNRPEFSIPSTYFGNCVVFRMVSLNRSKLMGEKGIVEAAISIGRKVRDFQFDAMKDFENFMSLCRGGKKLNHASTIAGSPKLGTYETDFGWGKPKKCEILHIEYSRTISLSDCRDEEGGVEVELALGRAQMSKFSAILEEYLRNIAI from the coding sequence ATGGCTCACCCTGCTGATCTTTGTCAAAAGCTGAAAGTCATAGAGCAATGTCAAGTTTCTCCTCCACCAGGTTCGGTTCCTCCAACCTCTCTTCCACTAACCTTCCTTGACCTTCCTTGGGTTTACTGTAACACAGTGCAAAGCATTTTCTTCTTTGAGTTTCCTCACTCTTGTAACCACTTCTTGCAAACAGTGCTTCCAAATCTCAAACACTCTCTTTCCCTCactctccaacaattcttcccCTTCGTTGGAAACTTTGTGATCCCTCCTAAACCTAACTTCCCTCACATTCTCTACACCTCTGAAAACTCCATATCCTTCACCATTGCAGAATCCACTGCCGAGTTTCCACATCTCATAGCTGacaccgctagagatgttaaaGACTCGCACCCTTTTGTTCCTATCTTACCTACCCCAACTACCAAAGAAGATGGCACATGGTTGCTTCCTCTTATGGCCATTCAACTCACCATTTTCCCCGAATATGGCTTCAGCATTTGCATCAGTTTTAGACACGTTGTTGCTGACGCAAGAGCATTCTTACATTTCATGAAGTTCTGGTCCTATGTTTGTAGGACAAAACATGACGTGGCAGCTACTCAAGATTTGTTACCACTGCTCAACAGGGACATCATCAAAGACCCCAAAGGGCTTAAATTCGTTTTCTTGGAGGAACTATGGAATTCTCCTATAGAAAGCATAATAAAAACACCTCCAAAAGTTGTCGACAAAAACGATGACAAAGTCCGTCACGCGTTTGTGTTGAGGCGTGACCATGTTGCGAAGCTAAAGAAATGGGTGTCGATTGAATGTAAAAGTACTTATGGGTTAGAATTAGAGTCATTGCACATATCAACCTTTGTTGTGACAAGTGCTTTGATGTGGGTTTGCAAGGTTCAATCAGAAGAAGAGGCCAATGCTATCACTAttgctaataataataataatgatgaaatCTACAGCTTTACGTTTCTGGGAGATTGCCGTAACCGTCCCGAATTTTCGATTCCTTCAACGTACTTTGGAAACTGCGTTGTCTTTCGCATGGTGTCACTAAACAGGAGCAAACTaatgggagaaaaaggaattgtTGAGGCAGCGATTAGTATTGGAAGGAAAGTTAGAGATTTTCAGTTTGATGCTATGAAAGactttgaaaattttatgtCTCTTTGTAGAGGTGGAAAAAAACTGAACCATGCGTCTACAATTGCAGGGTCGCCAAAGCTTGGAACATATGAGACTGATTTTGGGTGGGGAAAGCCCAAGAAGTGTGAAATACTTCACATAGAATATTCAAGAACTATCTCCCTTTCGGATTGTAGGGATGAAGAAGGTGGAGTGGAAGTTGAGCTAGCACTTGGAAGGGCTCAAATGAGCAAATTTTCTGCTATATTGGAAGAATATCTCAGAAATATTGCTATATAG